The Fructilactobacillus ixorae genome has a window encoding:
- the pstA gene encoding phosphate ABC transporter permease PstA, which produces MNETTTTKANRNNRFALLGIQGMVAIVVLILIALLGYILITGLPHVSWHFLTSASKEFGSGGGIANELFNSIYILLLTLVISCPLALGAGIYLSEFAEPSWLTRTVRTLIEVLSSLPSIVIGLFGYLVLVVKFQFDFSIISGACALMFVNLPLLTRNTEAALTAVPHAQREAGWALGLSQWRTITKIILPAAVPGLITGVILSAGRIFGEAAALIFTAGQSTPVVSYSDWNPLSPTSFLNPMRPAETLAVHIWKLNTDGITPDADQISSGASAVLIIVILLIILLSRYLGNYCYRKLSGTK; this is translated from the coding sequence ATGAACGAAACAACGACGACCAAAGCCAACCGTAACAACCGGTTCGCCCTGTTAGGCATACAGGGTATGGTCGCAATCGTGGTATTAATCCTGATTGCTCTATTGGGTTACATTCTGATCACGGGGTTGCCCCACGTGTCCTGGCACTTCTTAACGTCCGCTTCTAAGGAGTTTGGGTCCGGCGGGGGGATTGCAAATGAGTTATTTAATTCGATTTACATTTTACTCCTCACCCTGGTGATTTCCTGTCCGTTGGCGCTCGGCGCGGGGATTTATCTGTCTGAATTTGCTGAACCGTCGTGGTTAACCCGTACGGTCCGGACGCTGATCGAGGTGTTGAGTTCGTTGCCATCGATTGTAATCGGATTGTTTGGGTACCTTGTCCTAGTGGTCAAGTTTCAATTTGATTTCTCGATTATCTCGGGGGCCTGTGCGTTAATGTTTGTAAACCTGCCCTTACTTACGCGGAACACGGAAGCAGCCCTCACCGCCGTGCCTCACGCCCAGCGGGAAGCCGGGTGGGCTCTGGGGTTATCCCAGTGGCGCACGATTACCAAGATTATTTTACCGGCCGCGGTGCCCGGGTTAATAACGGGAGTCATTTTAAGTGCCGGCCGGATTTTTGGAGAAGCTGCCGCTCTGATCTTTACCGCGGGTCAAAGTACCCCAGTGGTGAGTTATAGTGATTGGAATCCCCTTAGTCCCACAAGCTTTTTAAACCCGATGCGCCCGGCTGAAACCCTGGCAGTCCACATCTGGAAGCTCAATACGGATGGGATTACGCCGGATGCCGACCAGATCTCGAGTGGGGCCTCGGCCGTCTTAATCATTGTTATTCTGTTAATCATCTTGTTATCCCGGTACCTCGGCAACTACTGCTACCGGAAACTAAGTGGAACCAAGTAG
- the pstB gene encoding phosphate ABC transporter ATP-binding protein PstB, with product MATYNLEEHYLLPVHGPVALATKHLDVFYGAKQATFDANLQFPKNKITALIGASGSGKSTFLRSLNRLNDNVATVQGAIEYQGLDINQPQINVYEVRKNIGMVFQHPNPFAKSIYENIAFALRENGMTEHIDEQVETSLKDAALWDEVKDKLHQSALSLSGGQQQRLCIARAIAVKPDILLMDEPTSALDPISSRKIETMMQTLKTHYTIIIVTHNMQQAARASDLTAFFHLGHVIEFNKTTELFTNPRMQATEAYISGHFG from the coding sequence GTGGCAACTTATAATTTAGAGGAGCACTACTTACTGCCGGTTCACGGTCCCGTGGCGCTTGCAACCAAACATTTGGATGTCTTTTACGGCGCCAAGCAGGCGACCTTTGACGCCAACCTGCAGTTTCCAAAGAATAAGATTACCGCTCTCATCGGGGCATCTGGTTCGGGGAAATCGACCTTTTTACGCAGCTTGAACCGGTTAAATGATAACGTCGCCACCGTTCAAGGAGCAATCGAATACCAGGGTTTAGACATTAACCAACCCCAGATTAACGTTTACGAGGTGCGGAAAAACATTGGAATGGTCTTTCAACACCCGAATCCGTTTGCAAAGTCCATTTACGAAAACATTGCCTTTGCGCTCCGAGAAAACGGGATGACGGAACACATTGATGAACAGGTGGAAACGAGCCTCAAGGACGCGGCCCTGTGGGACGAGGTTAAGGATAAGCTGCACCAGAGCGCGCTATCCCTGTCGGGAGGTCAGCAACAACGGTTGTGCATCGCCCGCGCGATTGCCGTGAAGCCCGATATTTTACTGATGGACGAACCCACCAGTGCCCTAGACCCGATCTCGAGTCGAAAAATTGAAACCATGATGCAAACGCTCAAAACCCACTATACGATTATCATTGTGACTCATAACATGCAACAGGCGGCTCGGGCCAGTGATCTCACGGCCTTCTTTCACCTTGGGCATGTGATTGAGTTTAATAAAACGACGGAACTGTTTACTAACCCCCGCATGCAGGCAACGGAAGCTTACATTTCCGGGCACTTTGGTTAA
- the pstB gene encoding phosphate ABC transporter ATP-binding protein PstB: MTSTKTPLLTTNDVRLYYGEHEALHGINLDFAQHEITALIGPSGCGKSTYLRCLNRMNDLVDGVAITGSFRLDGQDIYSPKQDVVALRKRVGMVFQQPNPFPFSVYDNVAYGLRVQGIKDQHVLDERVEASLRQAAVWDEVKDDLHKNALAFSGGQQQRICIARLLAVRPEVILLDEPTSALDPISSAKIEETLLKIKDQYTIIIVTHSMQQASRISDRTAFMLNGDLVEVGATKHIFLNPEKEETSDYLNGKFG; this comes from the coding sequence ATGACAAGCACCAAAACACCGCTCTTAACAACAAATGATGTGCGCCTTTACTATGGAGAACACGAGGCGTTACACGGGATTAACCTTGATTTTGCTCAACACGAAATTACTGCTTTAATTGGTCCGTCGGGATGTGGAAAATCAACCTACCTGCGGTGTCTAAACCGGATGAATGATCTGGTGGACGGAGTAGCAATCACGGGGAGCTTTCGCTTAGACGGGCAAGACATTTACAGCCCCAAACAGGATGTGGTTGCATTGCGCAAACGAGTGGGCATGGTTTTTCAACAGCCGAATCCCTTTCCGTTCTCGGTTTACGATAACGTGGCCTACGGACTTCGGGTGCAGGGCATCAAAGACCAGCACGTCCTCGATGAGCGGGTGGAAGCGAGTCTGCGCCAAGCCGCGGTCTGGGATGAAGTCAAAGACGATTTACACAAAAACGCCCTGGCTTTTTCCGGCGGTCAGCAGCAACGGATTTGCATTGCCCGCTTGTTAGCGGTACGACCAGAAGTGATTTTGCTCGACGAACCGACGAGTGCCCTGGACCCAATTTCTAGTGCCAAAATTGAAGAAACCCTGTTAAAAATCAAGGATCAGTACACCATCATCATTGTGACGCACAGTATGCAACAGGCCTCGCGGATTTCTGATCGGACGGCCTTTATGCTCAACGGGGATTTAGTCGAAGTGGGCGCCACTAAGCACATCTTTTTGAATCCGGAAAAAGAAGAGACGAGTGACTACCTAAATGGGAAGTTTGGTTAA
- the phoU gene encoding phosphate signaling complex protein PhoU, which produces MVNTFDDRLAKLRQIFTDMGVDVSEQIYQSTKSYIDHDVDLANQVIDGDSEVNGNETKLEKDAMNLIALQQPVARDFRVIISYLKSSTDLERIGDNAVNIARETLQAKGNPRIPDVEIVIAKITKHIRKMLEEILDAYTTFDAQIAPVIVQEDRRIDEYYQNTRTAITEGILANPETAVAASSYLMVIRLLERIGDHIVNLAEYLIYSDTGKVVELGETGE; this is translated from the coding sequence ATGGTAAATACGTTTGATGATCGGTTAGCAAAGTTACGGCAGATTTTTACGGACATGGGCGTTGATGTTAGTGAGCAGATTTACCAGTCCACGAAGTCCTACATTGACCACGATGTAGACCTTGCCAACCAGGTAATTGATGGTGACAGCGAGGTCAATGGCAACGAAACGAAGCTGGAAAAGGACGCTATGAACCTAATTGCGTTGCAACAGCCGGTGGCCCGCGATTTTCGGGTTATCATTAGCTACTTGAAATCGAGTACTGATCTGGAACGAATCGGGGATAATGCGGTTAACATCGCCCGCGAAACCTTACAGGCGAAGGGAAATCCCCGGATTCCAGATGTTGAAATCGTGATTGCTAAGATTACAAAGCACATTCGCAAGATGCTCGAGGAAATCCTGGATGCCTATACCACCTTTGACGCCCAGATTGCTCCGGTAATTGTGCAAGAGGATCGGCGCATTGATGAGTACTATCAAAACACCCGGACGGCGATTACGGAGGGAATTCTGGCAAATCCGGAAACGGCAGTGGCAGCATCTAGTTATTTGATGGTGATCCGATTGTTAGAGCGAATTGGTGATCACATTGTGAATCTTGCCGAGTACCTGATTTATAGTGATACTGGTAAAGTTGTGGAGCTGGGTGAGACCGGTGAATAA
- a CDS encoding glycoside hydrolase family 73 protein: MKFLKLHMVLFSSLLLAGSGLNHQTVHAAPQPVAPQAQTNDFADLAPQQRNFINQVRPGAIMAWKQYGVLPSIAIAQAIIESGWGTSGLAAQSHNLFGIKGAWNGQAVFLPTQEFSGGGYVTITDAFRAYPDWSTSIQDYGDFLHSNPRYANLIGVRDYVSVANALHEDGYATAPDYAQTLITCIQQNHLERVDQEAFNAPDDYKGPVGSGASTNTTPNGQNENDPYSKGAPTDFTPTPNVDNSSAVANYTGDDRNRAPQVVAFDPHGASTTPTDKADPNEATLGDPVTVTGDPYQPQTKQVELKAATPIQTKLPESPLNQAPTKQVQPVNTPAVVNKPTVTNAASSPNANPSTSSDN, encoded by the coding sequence ATGAAATTTTTAAAACTACACATGGTTCTATTCTCATCGTTATTATTGGCGGGGAGTGGTCTGAACCATCAAACAGTTCATGCCGCCCCGCAACCAGTGGCACCGCAAGCGCAAACTAATGACTTTGCAGATTTAGCCCCCCAGCAACGCAATTTTATTAATCAGGTTCGCCCCGGCGCCATTATGGCGTGGAAGCAATATGGGGTGCTTCCCTCCATTGCAATTGCCCAAGCAATTATTGAAAGTGGTTGGGGGACTTCCGGACTCGCCGCGCAAAGTCACAACCTGTTTGGAATCAAGGGTGCCTGGAACGGGCAAGCCGTCTTTTTACCAACCCAGGAATTTAGTGGAGGCGGTTATGTTACCATCACTGATGCCTTCCGGGCGTACCCCGATTGGTCCACGAGTATCCAAGATTACGGAGATTTTTTACATAGCAATCCCCGGTACGCTAATTTAATTGGCGTCCGTGATTACGTTTCGGTGGCCAATGCGCTACATGAGGACGGATATGCAACTGCTCCAGATTATGCCCAAACTCTGATTACGTGTATTCAACAAAATCACTTGGAGCGGGTGGACCAAGAGGCGTTCAATGCTCCGGATGATTACAAGGGGCCAGTTGGTTCAGGAGCGAGCACTAATACCACTCCGAACGGTCAAAATGAGAATGATCCGTACTCAAAAGGCGCCCCGACTGATTTCACCCCGACGCCGAACGTTGATAACAGTAGCGCAGTGGCTAACTATACTGGTGATGATCGGAATCGTGCTCCCCAAGTGGTGGCCTTTGATCCCCATGGGGCGTCAACAACGCCTACTGACAAGGCGGATCCAAATGAGGCTACGCTCGGTGATCCAGTTACGGTAACGGGTGATCCATACCAACCCCAAACTAAGCAGGTGGAATTAAAGGCGGCCACGCCAATTCAAACGAAGCTGCCGGAGTCGCCACTTAATCAGGCGCCCACGAAGCAAGTCCAACCGGTTAACACACCGGCGGTCGTTAATAAGCCAACGGTGACGAATGCGGCGAGCTCTCCGAACGCGAACCCATCGACCTCGAGTGATAATTAG
- a CDS encoding PEGA domain-containing protein: MTKPKHEQPTRPWPWKRILLILVLVLVAAGLLFTGSRYYAKDQQVERITSGILNEQEKTFADNVQITGRTGTVTSDTMKPVVNYYQQHPHELAVLKDQLTQNNAAPNGFRLVKKGTYFGIFPHYRLAITPIRPIIQTNAPGATIKVDGHSIGQTDAEQQLQAPDLIPGFHSVKVTAEVDGQHLSAFKQTSFFANEHQKVTVPLAMLSFRVKGPAGAEIYVNDQRRGTIANDGTGAVTDVPMNQQNTTWLQVNVDGQTVRSENRTLTKRDNGKLLSYTFPSVVSKDDSFQLFKNLWTGIGNATNLNQSLDDQNVAGSFQDGTNNPYYQALNDVVKQNQQSHFQFGTIHLQIETVQPLNDNASLVTYRVQSDVKVNDTTGTLDNRYQARVGAGAGQPLVIQTNQIVQ, encoded by the coding sequence ATGACAAAACCGAAACACGAGCAACCCACGCGCCCCTGGCCCTGGAAACGGATTTTGCTAATCCTCGTACTGGTTTTAGTAGCAGCGGGATTATTGTTTACCGGCTCCCGCTACTATGCGAAGGATCAGCAGGTCGAACGGATTACCAGTGGTATTTTAAACGAACAGGAAAAGACGTTTGCGGATAATGTACAAATCACCGGGCGAACGGGGACCGTCACCTCTGATACCATGAAACCAGTGGTGAACTACTACCAGCAACATCCCCACGAATTAGCGGTCCTAAAGGATCAGTTAACGCAAAATAATGCTGCTCCGAATGGGTTCCGCTTGGTGAAAAAGGGCACCTACTTTGGGATTTTTCCGCACTATCGGCTCGCCATCACGCCCATTCGACCAATTATTCAGACCAACGCCCCTGGCGCCACGATTAAAGTTGACGGCCATTCAATCGGGCAAACAGATGCAGAGCAACAACTTCAAGCCCCGGACCTCATTCCCGGTTTTCACAGCGTCAAAGTGACCGCTGAGGTTGATGGTCAGCACCTGTCGGCCTTTAAACAGACCAGTTTTTTTGCCAATGAACACCAAAAGGTAACCGTCCCGTTAGCGATGTTATCGTTTCGGGTGAAGGGACCAGCTGGAGCTGAAATTTATGTGAACGATCAACGGCGGGGCACGATTGCAAACGATGGGACCGGGGCCGTCACCGATGTCCCAATGAACCAGCAGAACACGACCTGGCTACAAGTTAACGTGGATGGGCAAACGGTTAGAAGCGAGAACCGGACGTTAACGAAACGGGATAACGGGAAGTTGCTTAGTTACACCTTTCCGAGTGTGGTTAGTAAGGACGACAGTTTTCAGTTGTTCAAAAATTTATGGACCGGAATTGGAAACGCTACCAATTTAAACCAGAGTTTGGATGACCAGAACGTGGCGGGAAGTTTTCAGGACGGTACGAATAATCCCTATTACCAAGCGCTGAACGACGTGGTGAAGCAAAACCAACAGAGTCATTTCCAGTTTGGCACCATTCACCTTCAAATTGAAACAGTGCAGCCCCTGAATGACAATGCGAGTCTTGTAACGTATCGCGTTCAAAGTGACGTGAAGGTTAACGACACGACGGGAACTCTCGATAATCGTTATCAGGCTCGGGTAGGTGCGGGAGCCGGGCAACCATTAGTAATTCAAACTAATCAAATTGTGCAGTAA
- a CDS encoding SGNH/GDSL hydrolase family protein, with protein MTTTKHLIMLGDSITNGFDGTRDLTNNLSYYLHQFLTDWDITNAGVNAGSITGTTERDLTFQVETHSFQDYQLATLFFGTNDFAHADAPLSQVSQTLATNITRIKEENPNITLVGILPLKRFDGGVDNQTITGLGQYTLDELDEALTTVYHHFNIPVLDWRTVAPDLLTTDNYQTTLADQRLHPTATTYHKLAFILADFLHQHHLN; from the coding sequence ATGACTACTACCAAGCACTTAATCATGTTAGGTGATTCCATCACCAATGGGTTTGATGGAACGCGGGATCTGACCAACAACCTTTCATACTACTTACACCAATTTCTGACCGACTGGGACATCACCAATGCCGGTGTCAATGCGGGATCAATCACCGGGACTACCGAACGTGATTTGACCTTTCAGGTTGAAACGCATTCCTTTCAAGACTATCAATTAGCCACCCTGTTCTTTGGCACGAATGACTTTGCCCATGCGGACGCCCCGCTTTCCCAAGTTAGCCAAACATTAGCGACAAACATCACCCGGATCAAGGAGGAGAATCCGAACATTACCTTAGTCGGGATTTTGCCCCTTAAACGGTTCGATGGCGGGGTCGATAATCAAACCATCACGGGTCTTGGTCAGTACACCCTGGATGAGCTAGACGAGGCCCTCACCACCGTTTATCACCACTTTAACATTCCCGTGCTCGACTGGCGGACCGTTGCCCCAGACCTGTTAACCACTGACAACTACCAAACCACTCTAGCTGATCAGCGGTTACATCCCACTGCAACCACCTATCACAAGCTGGCCTTCATTCTTGCTGACTTTTTGCATCAACACCACCTCAACTAA
- a CDS encoding phosphopentomutase has product MSYKRVILVDLAALGLRSDNESAQHNSDNDTLLTHVLNQSAESALPTFHKLGLFNVYFDSDEESEHPPIATYGLTRTRSIVNKACSGLREMFDCSLSYRVSSVFEEVGKRTNSITISRFVSYLFSQEHSRHIQVGNDQDAFAVLKHQLEKNQAGFFYLQVPSLQTYAQENEFEAFTDALNEVDQSLNQVMAQLHADDLLMVVSSRVGDNRSKDGFSTYKILPFMLYNQNLKAKHLLDKPFVCEVGGTVLAALGLQQDVISPKHNLLPNSEVIVD; this is encoded by the coding sequence GTGAGTTATAAACGAGTTATATTAGTTGATTTGGCCGCCTTGGGACTGCGATCTGACAATGAGTCTGCTCAACATAATTCAGATAATGATACGTTGTTGACTCACGTTTTAAACCAATCAGCGGAATCGGCGTTACCAACCTTTCATAAGTTAGGGTTGTTTAACGTTTATTTTGATAGCGATGAGGAATCCGAGCATCCGCCGATTGCGACGTACGGCCTCACCAGAACCCGCTCGATTGTAAATAAGGCGTGTTCGGGTCTGCGCGAGATGTTTGATTGTTCCTTGAGTTACCGGGTGTCTAGTGTGTTTGAAGAGGTCGGCAAACGGACTAATTCCATTACGATTTCTCGGTTTGTGAGCTACTTGTTCTCGCAGGAACACAGTCGGCACATTCAAGTCGGTAACGATCAGGATGCCTTTGCAGTTTTAAAGCACCAGTTAGAAAAGAACCAAGCCGGGTTCTTTTACCTCCAGGTTCCTAGTCTCCAAACGTACGCCCAGGAAAATGAGTTTGAAGCCTTTACGGATGCCCTAAACGAGGTGGATCAGTCCTTAAACCAGGTGATGGCGCAGTTACATGCCGATGACTTGTTGATGGTTGTTTCTAGTCGCGTGGGGGATAACCGCTCTAAAGACGGTTTTTCGACTTATAAAATTCTCCCGTTTATGCTCTACAATCAGAACCTGAAAGCCAAACATCTCTTGGATAAACCATTTGTGTGTGAAGTCGGAGGGACCGTTTTGGCTGCCCTTGGCCTGCAACAGGATGTAATCTCGCCCAAACATAACTTGTTACCCAACTCAGAAGTAATAGTCGATTAG
- a CDS encoding NupC/NupG family nucleoside CNT transporter, with translation MYLLVNIIGVLVFLGIAFLFSKDHKHVNWRSVLIVLVLNLVVAYLLTNFSLGRDLVKSVAEGFQWLVNVSYTGIAFAFPDWVHVKQMNFFTAALMPILMIVPLFDILTYFGIMPFCIKWIGRGMAFVTGQPKFESFYAVEMMFLGNTEAMAVSSLQLKNISAKRVLTISMMSMSCITAAMVGAYAQMVPGQYVLTAIPLNILNAIIITNLLNPVRVSPDEDVIYQFGGSSAADEQIAEETVADRPEKPHKEPFFSFLGDSILGAGKLILIIVANVIAFVALAALISKLLGLINPWLSLEHILGTIMFPFAWLMGLDVNHAFQFAQYMGTKLVTNEFVVMGEIAPHINNHHFFSPHYQAQLTVFLTSFANFSTVGMIVGCLKGIVSREKNDFISKNIVYLFLSGILVSLMSAGIVGLFVW, from the coding sequence ATGTATCTACTTGTTAATATTATTGGGGTTTTAGTCTTTTTAGGAATTGCCTTCCTGTTTTCGAAGGATCATAAACACGTCAACTGGCGTTCGGTGTTAATCGTTTTGGTCCTAAACTTAGTGGTGGCCTACCTGCTGACCAACTTTAGTTTGGGTCGAGACTTAGTTAAAAGCGTGGCCGAGGGATTCCAGTGGTTAGTAAACGTTTCGTACACTGGGATTGCCTTTGCGTTTCCAGATTGGGTTCACGTAAAGCAAATGAACTTCTTTACCGCGGCTTTGATGCCAATCTTAATGATTGTGCCGTTGTTTGATATCCTAACCTACTTTGGGATCATGCCCTTTTGTATCAAGTGGATTGGCCGGGGCATGGCCTTTGTGACTGGCCAACCGAAGTTCGAATCATTCTATGCCGTTGAAATGATGTTTTTGGGTAATACAGAAGCCATGGCGGTTTCCAGTTTACAGTTAAAGAACATCTCAGCTAAACGGGTCCTAACGATTTCCATGATGTCCATGTCATGTATCACGGCCGCCATGGTGGGAGCGTATGCCCAAATGGTTCCCGGTCAGTACGTCTTGACGGCCATTCCTTTGAACATTTTGAATGCCATCATCATTACGAACCTGCTAAACCCGGTTCGGGTTAGTCCCGATGAAGACGTCATTTATCAGTTTGGGGGAAGCTCGGCTGCGGACGAACAAATTGCAGAAGAGACCGTTGCGGATCGTCCCGAAAAACCCCACAAAGAACCGTTTTTCTCGTTCTTAGGGGATTCCATCTTGGGAGCGGGGAAGTTGATCTTAATCATCGTAGCCAACGTAATTGCGTTCGTAGCACTGGCAGCTTTGATCAGTAAACTATTAGGGTTAATCAATCCCTGGTTGTCACTCGAACACATCCTGGGCACCATCATGTTCCCATTTGCATGGCTCATGGGCTTAGATGTCAACCATGCCTTCCAGTTTGCTCAATACATGGGAACAAAGTTAGTGACGAACGAATTCGTGGTAATGGGTGAGATTGCGCCCCACATTAATAACCACCACTTCTTTAGTCCCCACTACCAAGCTCAGCTCACGGTCTTTTTAACTTCCTTTGCGAACTTCAGTACGGTGGGAATGATCGTTGGTTGCTTGAAGGGAATTGTAAGTCGGGAAAAGAACGACTTTATTTCCAAAAACATCGTGTACCTCTTCCTGTCGGGAATCTTAGTCTCATTGATGTCCGCTGGAATTGTGGGCCTCTTCGTTTGGTAA
- a CDS encoding tautomerase family protein has product MPLMRIDMVKGRRTPDEIKRVMQLSYDLTRKDLGVPEDDRFQVVTQHEAYEMKLMDAGLGIKRSDDILLFEILSTPRTMGQKKQYCQDMAQAFHEELGMDPADVMIVFATNHAEDFSFGNGKQQFLNGELS; this is encoded by the coding sequence ATGCCATTAATGCGGATTGACATGGTAAAGGGCCGGCGGACACCGGACGAAATTAAACGGGTGATGCAGTTATCGTATGACCTAACGCGTAAAGACCTCGGGGTGCCAGAAGATGACCGGTTCCAAGTGGTGACGCAACACGAAGCATACGAAATGAAACTGATGGATGCCGGTTTAGGCATCAAACGGAGTGATGACATTTTGTTATTTGAGATTTTATCAACGCCACGGACCATGGGGCAAAAGAAGCAATACTGCCAGGACATGGCCCAGGCTTTTCACGAGGAACTGGGCATGGATCCAGCAGACGTTATGATTGTGTTTGCCACGAACCACGCGGAAGACTTTAGTTTCGGAAACGGAAAGCAACAATTTCTCAACGGAGAACTATCGTAA
- the rihC gene encoding ribonucleoside hydrolase RihC — MEKMIIDADPGIDDAAALAVAINHPALDVQLVTTVAGNVTVDKTTQNALKILEFFGKAEQIPVAAGAAQPLIKPFEDAARIHGESGMRGYDFPTPKMAPIAKTAVTALYDTIMASPEPITLVPTGSYTNIGLLLAQYPAVKPKIKKIVAMGGTLGKGNMTSAAEFNVFTDPDAAKIMYQAGIPIVMIGLDVTLQALLTPATLATIKTLNRAGEMLHDIISSDGDQSTAGVAMHDVNTIFYLRHPEAVTTAPYWIDIQTTGPAIGETVADVRGAYHQGRTNALVGTAIDAAAFNQWFIAQVRGMK; from the coding sequence ATGGAAAAAATGATCATTGATGCGGATCCCGGAATTGATGATGCAGCGGCCCTGGCGGTGGCCATTAACCATCCAGCGTTAGACGTGCAGTTGGTGACCACGGTGGCTGGGAACGTCACGGTGGATAAAACGACCCAAAACGCCCTGAAAATCTTGGAATTTTTTGGCAAGGCCGAGCAAATTCCGGTCGCCGCGGGAGCGGCCCAACCACTGATTAAACCGTTTGAGGATGCCGCCAGGATTCATGGGGAATCTGGGATGCGGGGCTATGATTTTCCGACCCCGAAGATGGCGCCCATTGCTAAGACGGCGGTCACGGCGCTCTATGATACGATCATGGCTAGTCCCGAACCAATTACCCTCGTGCCCACGGGTTCGTATACGAACATTGGCTTGTTACTGGCCCAGTATCCAGCGGTTAAACCGAAAATTAAAAAGATTGTGGCGATGGGTGGCACCCTGGGCAAGGGAAACATGACCAGCGCTGCCGAATTTAACGTGTTTACCGATCCGGATGCGGCGAAAATCATGTATCAAGCGGGCATTCCCATTGTAATGATTGGCTTAGATGTGACCCTGCAGGCCTTGTTGACACCGGCAACGTTGGCAACAATCAAGACCCTGAACCGCGCGGGGGAAATGCTCCATGATATCATCAGTAGCGATGGGGATCAGAGTACGGCCGGAGTGGCCATGCACGATGTGAATACGATCTTTTACCTGCGACATCCGGAAGCGGTGACCACAGCGCCGTACTGGATTGACATTCAGACCACCGGTCCAGCGATTGGCGAAACGGTTGCGGATGTGCGTGGGGCTTATCACCAGGGCCGGACCAATGCCCTCGTCGGCACGGCCATTGATGCAGCCGCCTTTAACCAGTGGTTTATTGCGCAGGTGCGTGGGATGAAGTAG
- a CDS encoding LPXTG cell wall anchor domain-containing protein — MGNYNLRVLFYLNFCSVPSQDHVTGQWQVYAISDITLSDGTVIHAGTDINKYFTFNLDRNNGKVVISANKDFLNIINDDVNRKNEIKWNAYFQVKRIATGENITNIAEESYNDQIVKTNKVFTNTPKPVTPAPNCPTTITPVLPNCPTPIPVKQTTPGRVQPSVKKAVKEAVQRNLSQPDAPSVKITVQQVVSTMDKKQEVKSGLLPQTGQNENNSDKSIGILLLITGILGSLGLVGHRKKEVN, encoded by the coding sequence ATTGGAAATTACAATTTAAGGGTTCTTTTTTATTTAAATTTTTGTTCTGTACCAAGTCAAGATCATGTTACTGGCCAATGGCAAGTTTATGCTATTTCTGACATTACTTTGAGTGATGGGACCGTTATCCATGCGGGAACTGATATTAATAAATACTTTACATTTAATTTAGATCGGAATAATGGAAAAGTTGTCATTAGCGCTAATAAAGATTTTTTAAATATTATCAATGACGATGTTAACCGAAAAAATGAAATTAAATGGAATGCATATTTTCAAGTTAAGCGGATTGCAACTGGCGAAAATATTACAAACATCGCTGAGGAAAGTTACAATGACCAGATTGTTAAAACAAATAAAGTATTTACGAATACTCCAAAACCGGTAACTCCTGCTCCTAACTGTCCTACTACGATTACTCCTGTATTACCAAATTGTCCTACACCTATTCCTGTTAAGCAGACTACCCCTGGACGAGTACAACCTAGTGTAAAAAAAGCAGTTAAGGAAGCTGTTCAACGTAATTTGTCACAACCGGATGCTCCGAGTGTCAAAATTACTGTACAACAGGTAGTTTCAACTATGGATAAGAAACAAGAAGTTAAAAGCGGGCTTCTTCCACAAACGGGACAAAATGAAAATAATAGTGATAAATCCATTGGGATTTTGCTATTAATTACTGGGATTTTAGGTAGTCTTGGTTTGGTTGGCCATCGTAAAAAAGAAGTGAACTAA
- a CDS encoding ImmA/IrrE family metallo-endopeptidase: protein MQEIINNLFNYALNHDIGVVYTDKLMPETKSFADIPTRSIVINANEPNQQQLPLIIAHEISHVVQCDTNDAQLNFSTALKPHYEQKANIGAIDLLIPFYHRR, encoded by the coding sequence ATGCAAGAGATCATAAATAACCTGTTTAACTATGCGTTAAATCATGATATTGGTGTGGTGTACACTGATAAGTTGATGCCAGAAACAAAGTCATTTGCTGACATTCCTACACGATCGATTGTGATTAATGCAAACGAGCCTAATCAGCAACAATTGCCCCTCATTATTGCTCATGAAATTAGTCATGTAGTCCAGTGTGATACGAATGATGCTCAGTTAAACTTCTCTACGGCGCTTAAACCGCATTATGAGCAAAAAGCTAACATTGGGGCCATTGACTTATTAATTCCATTTTATCATAGAAGATAA